The DNA segment CGCCGGAGGGCGTGGATCAGGTGGTTGCCCCCGATGGACAGGCCGTCGCCGTCGCCGGTGATGACCCAGATCGACAGGTCCGGCCGGGAGGTGGCCAGGCCCGTGGCGATGGCGGGGGCCCGGCCGTGGATCCCGTGGACCCCGTACGTGTCCATGTAGTACACGAACCGCCCGGAGCATCCGATCCCGGACACGAACACCGTCCTGTGCGGCGGGACCCCCAGCTCCGGCATGAACGACTGCACCGCGGCGAGGATGGCGTAGTCCCCGCACCCGGGACACCACCGGACCTCCTGGTCGCTGGTGAAGTCCCTCTTCGAGAACGCCAGCGGACCCGTGACGGCCTGGCCGTTGCCGTGACCGTTCGCCTGGCCGTTGCCGCCGTCGCTCACTGGATCCTCCGCAGGATCTCGTTCTCCAGCTCTTCGGGCACGATGGGGAGTCCTTGGACCTTGTTGAACCCATCCGCCGGGACCATGAACTCCGCCCGCACGATCCGCACCAGCTGGCCCGTGTTCATCTCCGGCACCAGGACCTTCCCGTACGAACGGAGCACGTCCCCGGTGTTCCTGGGAAGGGGGTTGAGGTGGCGCAGGTGCGCCGAGGCCACCTTTTGGCCCCGCGCCCGGACCCGCCGCACGGCCGCCCGGATGGCCCCGTATGTGGAGCCCCATCCCAGCACCAGCAGCTCGGCTCCCTCCTCGTGGTCCACCTCCAGCGGCGGGATGTCGCCGGCGATCCCGGCGATCTTGGCCGCCCGCACCTCCGTCATCCGCTCGTGGTTGAGGGGGTCGTAGGAGATGTTGCCGGTGACGTCCTCCTTCTCCAGGCCGCCGATGCGGTGCTCCAGGCCCGGCGTCCCCGGGACCGCCCACGGGCGGGCCAGCTTCTCGTCCCGCAGGTACGGCATGAACTCGCCGTCCTGGTTCGGCTCGGTGGTGAAGTTGGGGTCGATCTCCGGGATGGCGTCGATGTCGGGGAGCAGCCACGGCTCGGAGGAGTTCCCCAGGAAGGTGTCCGACAGCACGATCACCGGCGTGCGGTAGGTGATGGCCAGGCGGGCCGCCTCGATCGCGGTGTCGAAGCAGTCCGAGGGAGTGGCCGCGGCCACGATCGGCAGCGGCGACTCGCCGTGGCGCCCGTACATCGCCGCCAGCAGGTCCGACGCCTCGGTCTTGGTGGGCATCCCGGTGGAGGGCCCGGCCCGCTGGACGTCCACCACGATCATGGGCAGCTCCAGGGTCACCGCCAGCCCCATCATCTCCGACTTCAGGTCCAGGCCGGGGCCGCTGGTCCCGGTGACGCCGAGCGCTCCCCCGAACGCGGCGCCCACCGCGGCCCCCGCCGCGGCGATCTCGTCCTCCGCCTGGAGGGTGCGCACGCCGAAGTT comes from the Actinomycetota bacterium genome and includes:
- a CDS encoding 2-oxoacid:acceptor oxidoreductase subunit alpha, with the translated sequence MAPKAVEERERVVVRFAGDSGDGMQLTGDRFTTATAMVGNDLATLPDFPAEIRAPAGTLAGVSAFQIHFSSTDILTPGDRPNVLVAMNPAALKVNAGSLEKGGTLIVNEDAFVERNLEKAGYAANPLEDGTLDSYQLFRVPMTSITVRATEGLEITKKDAERSKNFFALGLISWMFGRPTDVTIKWIEEKFASKQEIRDANMAAFKAGYNFGETTEVFAHSYEVKPFPARPGVYRNVSGASALAWGLIAASVKSGLPLFYASYPITPASELLHELSRRKNFGVRTLQAEDEIAAAGAAVGAAFGGALGVTGTSGPGLDLKSEMMGLAVTLELPMIVVDVQRAGPSTGMPTKTEASDLLAAMYGRHGESPLPIVAAATPSDCFDTAIEAARLAITYRTPVIVLSDTFLGNSSEPWLLPDIDAIPEIDPNFTTEPNQDGEFMPYLRDEKLARPWAVPGTPGLEHRIGGLEKEDVTGNISYDPLNHERMTEVRAAKIAGIAGDIPPLEVDHEEGAELLVLGWGSTYGAIRAAVRRVRARGQKVASAHLRHLNPLPRNTGDVLRSYGKVLVPEMNTGQLVRIVRAEFMVPADGFNKVQGLPIVPEELENEILRRIQ